One window of the Natronomonas marina genome contains the following:
- a CDS encoding cytochrome P450 encodes MSSDTTGRRTEPAPSEEGKRDDDADPSELPLPPYPPNLGHPRLHFLHQMRDVFEFGEQALATRDVVRSHLPGEGDVFSLAHPEHVKRVLLTERETFRKSDDFRIAFGEGLLTVEGEEWAAQRDVLQPLFTRDSVMDYADGMVEQVRRRSDRWADGDRLELQSELTDMTLDVLFATVLGRELALDGDERIRRAAEALHDWFVPTSYLLPDWVPTPARRRFRKGKATLQAEADRLLEEKAGGAPTDPAEAEDLLSLLVGLRESGVADSGMLTDERLRDQMVTIIFAGHDTTTTSLTFAFWALANNPGVRERFHAEVDALDGPPTMDDLDELPVTDRVVTETLRLYPPVYSLPRRSTEPTAFDGYRIPADSRIILALRHVHRDPRFFEAPDSFRPSRWDGDLRGELHDFAYAPFGGGPRICIGREFALLEAKLALATIGREYDLYWLGDNDADGEPPISPEMTLRMTPGQEFLVTERE; translated from the coding sequence ATGAGCAGCGATACCACGGGGCGACGGACGGAGCCGGCGCCGTCCGAGGAGGGAAAGCGGGACGACGACGCCGACCCTTCGGAGTTGCCGCTGCCGCCCTACCCGCCCAACCTCGGACACCCGCGCTTGCACTTCCTCCACCAGATGCGCGACGTCTTCGAGTTCGGCGAGCAGGCGCTTGCGACCCGCGACGTCGTCCGGAGCCACCTGCCCGGCGAGGGCGACGTCTTCTCGCTGGCCCACCCCGAGCACGTAAAGCGCGTCCTGTTGACCGAGCGGGAGACGTTCCGGAAGAGCGACGACTTCCGCATCGCCTTCGGCGAGGGCCTGCTCACCGTCGAGGGCGAGGAGTGGGCCGCCCAGCGGGACGTGCTGCAACCGCTCTTCACCCGCGACAGCGTGATGGACTACGCCGACGGCATGGTCGAGCAGGTGCGACGGCGGAGCGACCGGTGGGCCGACGGCGACCGACTGGAGTTGCAGTCGGAGCTCACCGACATGACGCTGGACGTCCTCTTCGCCACCGTCCTCGGACGCGAACTGGCGCTGGACGGCGACGAGCGGATCCGGCGGGCCGCCGAAGCGCTCCACGACTGGTTCGTTCCCACGTCGTACCTGCTGCCGGACTGGGTGCCGACGCCGGCCCGCCGGCGGTTCCGAAAGGGGAAGGCGACGCTGCAGGCGGAGGCCGACCGGCTACTCGAAGAGAAGGCCGGTGGCGCGCCGACGGACCCCGCCGAGGCCGAGGACCTGCTGTCGCTTTTGGTCGGTCTCCGGGAGAGCGGCGTCGCCGACTCGGGCATGCTGACCGACGAGCGGCTGCGCGACCAGATGGTGACCATCATCTTCGCGGGCCACGACACGACGACCACGTCGCTGACGTTCGCCTTCTGGGCGCTGGCGAACAATCCCGGGGTCCGCGAGCGGTTCCACGCCGAGGTCGACGCCCTGGACGGCCCGCCGACGATGGACGACCTCGACGAGTTGCCGGTGACCGACCGGGTCGTCACCGAGACGTTGCGGCTCTACCCGCCGGTGTACTCGCTACCGCGCCGGAGTACCGAGCCGACGGCCTTCGACGGCTATCGAATCCCGGCGGACAGTCGCATCATCCTGGCCCTCCGGCACGTCCACCGGGACCCCCGGTTCTTCGAGGCCCCCGACAGCTTCCGGCCATCGCGGTGGGACGGCGACCTCCGGGGGGAGCTACACGACTTCGCGTACGCGCCGTTCGGCGGCGGGCCCCGCATCTGTATCGGCCGGGAGTTCGCACTGCTGGAGGCGAAACTCGCGCTTGCGACCATCGGTCGGGAGTACGACCTCTACTGGCTGGGCGACAACGACGCCGACGGCGAGCCGCCCATCTCCCCGGAGATGACGCTGCGGATGACGCCGGGACAGGAGTTCCTCGTGACGGAACGGGAGTAA
- a CDS encoding pyridoxal phosphate-dependent aminotransferase: MDDYDRPLFFHLMEYAAAADRDVVDMVSGNPDWEAPEALRAGLSAYADAPVAEFQYPPSEGLRELREEIATRRGVDVERVVVTNGAGEANYLAMACALAALDGEEVLLTDPVYPYYQGRTKMLGGTPRFVAAEPDGTLDPGAVRAAASEETAAIVVNSPNNPTGAVYGRETKRELVDVAEEHDALLVSDEVYDHFVFEEGAFATALEFDSERVAVTNSFSKSMAITGFRVGYAVLPEWLVDAARTRHMLVNVAGSRPAQTAVLEALRETPAEYYEANRRLLSERVDAFCAALDEAGAEYTRPKGAFYVMARFDGYPGTLENAERLVDEAGVAGMPGEAFGESRSEWLRFALVTPRADEAATRLARFFA, translated from the coding sequence ATGGACGATTACGACCGGCCGCTGTTCTTCCACCTGATGGAGTACGCGGCCGCCGCCGACCGGGACGTGGTCGACATGGTCTCGGGCAACCCCGACTGGGAGGCCCCCGAGGCGCTCCGGGCAGGGCTGTCGGCGTACGCCGACGCCCCGGTCGCGGAGTTCCAGTACCCGCCGAGCGAGGGTCTCCGGGAGTTGCGCGAGGAAATCGCAACGAGGCGCGGCGTCGACGTCGAGCGGGTCGTCGTCACCAACGGCGCGGGCGAGGCGAACTACCTGGCGATGGCCTGTGCACTGGCGGCGCTGGACGGCGAGGAGGTGCTGCTCACCGACCCGGTCTACCCCTACTACCAGGGCCGGACGAAGATGCTCGGGGGGACGCCCCGGTTCGTCGCCGCCGAACCGGACGGGACGCTCGACCCCGGGGCGGTCCGGGCGGCCGCGAGCGAGGAGACGGCCGCCATCGTCGTCAACTCGCCGAACAACCCCACCGGCGCCGTCTACGGCCGAGAGACGAAGCGGGAACTCGTCGACGTCGCGGAGGAACACGACGCACTCCTCGTCTCCGACGAGGTGTACGACCACTTCGTCTTCGAGGAGGGGGCCTTCGCCACCGCCCTGGAGTTCGACTCCGAACGGGTCGCCGTCACGAACTCCTTCTCGAAGTCGATGGCGATTACGGGCTTTCGGGTCGGCTACGCCGTCCTTCCGGAGTGGCTGGTGGACGCCGCCCGGACCCGGCACATGCTGGTCAACGTCGCCGGCTCCCGGCCCGCTCAGACGGCGGTCCTCGAGGCGCTCCGGGAGACGCCCGCGGAGTACTACGAGGCCAACCGTCGGCTGCTCTCCGAGCGCGTCGACGCCTTCTGTGCGGCGCTGGACGAGGCCGGCGCCGAGTACACCCGGCCGAAGGGCGCCTTCTACGTGATGGCGCGCTTCGACGGCTACCCCGGGACGCTGGAGAACGCCGAACGGCTCGTCGACGAGGCCGGCGTCGCGGGGATGCCAGGCGAGGCCTTCGGCGAGTCCCGCAGCGAGTGGCTCCGCTTCGCGCTGGTGACGCCGCGGGCCGACGAGGCCGCAACGCGGCTGGCGCGGTTCTTCGCCTGA
- a CDS encoding CinA family protein, with protein MAIEERVGDALRERGESVATAESCTGGLVGSLVTDVPGASDYFDRSYVTYTYDAKLEELGVPRETLDGAGAVSEPVARAMARAARDRAGVTWGVATTGIAGPTGGTDEKPVGTVHVGVARAAEWGTGDSSCGVERYVFDGSRTEIKRKIAEQALEDLLAAVESA; from the coding sequence ATGGCAATCGAGGAACGCGTCGGCGACGCCCTCCGCGAGCGCGGGGAGTCCGTCGCCACCGCCGAATCGTGCACCGGCGGGCTCGTCGGCTCGCTCGTCACGGACGTTCCGGGCGCCAGCGACTACTTCGACCGCTCGTACGTTACCTACACCTACGACGCCAAACTGGAGGAGTTGGGCGTCCCCCGTGAGACCCTCGACGGGGCGGGCGCCGTCAGCGAACCGGTCGCCCGGGCGATGGCGCGGGCGGCCCGGGACCGCGCGGGCGTCACCTGGGGCGTGGCGACGACGGGCATCGCCGGCCCCACCGGCGGCACCGACGAGAAACCGGTCGGCACCGTCCACGTCGGCGTCGCCCGCGCCGCCGAGTGGGGCACTGGCGACTCCTCCTGTGGCGTCGAGCGCTACGTCTTCGACGGCTCCCGGACCGAAATCAAGCGGAAGATAGCCGAGCAGGCCCTCGAGGACCTGCTCGCGGCGGTCGAATCCGCCTGA
- a CDS encoding metal-dependent hydrolase, which produces MDKEGHVLNAVLLGVGLGFILEPAGTLATLRTVVAVTIPVTLGALFPDVDTAFGKHRKTLHNLPVLALFVAFPLVFENLAFVWVGVLTHYVLDVLGSTRGIALFYPLSSSEFGFPAGVTTSSRFANAVTLVITAVELGVAAAVVHVLPQYVDVSAVTEIVAVLP; this is translated from the coding sequence ATGGACAAGGAAGGGCACGTCCTCAACGCTGTACTGCTCGGGGTCGGTCTCGGGTTCATCCTCGAACCCGCCGGGACCCTCGCGACGCTGCGGACCGTCGTCGCCGTCACCATCCCGGTGACGCTCGGCGCGCTGTTTCCCGACGTCGACACCGCCTTCGGCAAGCACCGGAAGACGCTGCACAACCTCCCCGTCCTGGCGCTGTTCGTCGCCTTCCCGCTCGTCTTCGAGAACCTCGCGTTCGTCTGGGTCGGCGTCCTCACCCACTACGTGCTGGACGTCCTCGGGAGCACCCGGGGTATCGCGCTGTTCTACCCCCTCTCGAGCAGCGAGTTCGGGTTCCCGGCCGGCGTCACTACCTCGAGCAGGTTCGCAAACGCCGTCACGCTCGTCATCACGGCCGTCGAACTCGGGGTCGCGGCGGCCGTCGTCCACGTCCTCCCGCAGTACGTCGACGTCTCGGCGGTTACCGAAATCGTCGCCGTCCTCCCGTGA
- a CDS encoding response regulator, with product MFQDIQVLHVDDDPAIRDLTAEFLEQVDDSISVRSESDPTAVPARIDAEQIDCIVSDYNMPECNGLELCWSVRKERPWLPFVLFTSERGEEIAERALDTGATDFIQKETGTHHYSLLANRITLAVTRHRAIQRLRDNDALPSEWPPGAATPDRSEAPSDADAEPTNGFKS from the coding sequence ATGTTTCAGGATATTCAGGTGCTGCACGTCGACGACGACCCCGCCATCCGGGACCTCACCGCGGAATTTCTCGAACAGGTCGACGACTCCATCTCCGTTCGGAGCGAATCCGACCCGACGGCCGTCCCCGCCCGCATCGACGCCGAGCAGATAGACTGCATCGTCAGCGACTACAACATGCCCGAGTGCAACGGCCTGGAGCTCTGCTGGTCGGTGCGGAAGGAGCGCCCCTGGCTCCCCTTCGTCCTCTTCACCAGCGAGCGCGGCGAGGAGATCGCCGAGCGGGCGCTGGACACCGGCGCGACCGACTTCATCCAGAAGGAGACCGGCACCCACCACTACTCCCTTCTGGCCAACCGCATCACGCTCGCGGTCACGCGTCACCGCGCCATCCAGCGGCTCCGCGACAACGACGCCCTCCCCTCGGAGTGGCCCCCCGGCGCGGCCACCCCCGACCGCAGCGAGGCGCCCTCGGACGCCGACGCCGAGCCCACGAACGGGTTCAAGAGTTAA